AAATTTTGTTCTTCGTTTCCGCCAAAATCCGGAATAGACATAAGTTCCTTTTGTACTGCCATGGACGGAGACATCAGGTCTATTTCACCTTTCATTGCTTTTTTCAGGAGCATATCAACCGTAAGTAAGCGGTTAATTTCATTCGTTCCTTCAAAAATACGGTTGATTCTACTGTCGCGATAGGAGCGGGCAATCGGATATTCTTCTGAATAACCGTTTCCTCCAAAAATTTGAACGGCTTCATCCACAACATAATCCAACACTTCAGAACCAAATACTTTAAGGATAGAACATTCGATAGCATATTCTTCGGCAGCAATCAATTTTGCCTGAATTTCATCAACATCCTGTTCTACCAATGATTGGATTTTTTGTTGCAACAAGTCGGAAACTCTGAAGTTGGCTGATTCCAAGGCAAATATGCGAATAGCCTGTTCTGCAATTTTATGTTGTATTGCTCCAAAACCTGAAATAGATTTGCCAAACTGATGTCGTTCATTGGCATATTTTACGCTGAGTTCCATGGCTCTTTTTGCGCCTCCACATACCATGACTCCAAGTTTATAACGTCCAATATTTAACACATTAAAAGCAATCTTATGCCCTTCGCCAATTTTTCCCAATACATTCTCTTTAGGGATTTTCACTCCTTCAAAAAATACCTGCCTTGTTGATGAGCCTTTAATACCCATTTTATCTTCTTCATTGCCAAGGCGTATGTTTTCTGATTGTGCATCTACCAAAAATGCGGTAAAAAACTGGCCATCTATTTTAGCAAATACGGTAAACAAGTGGGCAAACCCCGAATTGGTTATCCACATTTTTTGTCCTTCTAACAAATAATATTCTTCACCGTTTTCATCGGTTTTCAGGGTAGCTTTAGTTCTTGCAGCCAATGCATCAGAACCTGATCCCGGTTCTGTAAGACAATAAGCAGCTTTAATTTCTCCGGTTGCCAGTTTAGGCAAATACTTCATTTTTTGTTCTTCTGTGCCAAAATATAAAAGCGGCAATGTCCCAATTCCGGTATGTGCAGCCAAAGACACACCAAAACTGTGGCTGGCTCCCAAAATTTCGGTCAGTAAAGTTTCTGTGTTTAAATCAATTCCCATCCCTCCGTATTCCTGTGGAATAGCAGCACCTAACAATCCCAATTCGCCGGCAATATCCATCAGTTCAACGGTGAGCCCGGGTTCTTGTTTGTCAATTCTTTGAACATTCGGCCAAATATGTTTTTCCAAAAAATCTTTAGCCATGTTCCCAAACATCACTTGCTCTTCATTTAGGTCTTCCGGAATAAACACCTCATGGGCATTGCTTTCTTTGATCAAAAACTCACCGCCGCTGAGAACTTTATTCAATTTTTCGGTTGCTTCCATTGTTTTTTGTGAAAATTATGTGAAAAATTATGTTGATGAATTCAAGAGGAAAAATCACTTATACAAAACGATTGTTTGGTTTTGTTGTTCTTAAATCAGACAATAAAAATGTAAATTTCATGATTAATTGAATTGCCGTTTGATAATTCGCCTCCAAAGTTAATGGCAAATCTCAGGTTTAACAATAGAAGAGGCAAATTATTTTTAGAAAATCGAAAATTTTTACAGTTTTGTTGTAAAA
This is a stretch of genomic DNA from Sphingobacteriales bacterium. It encodes these proteins:
- a CDS encoding acyl-CoA dehydrogenase family protein, producing the protein MEATEKLNKVLSGGEFLIKESNAHEVFIPEDLNEEQVMFGNMAKDFLEKHIWPNVQRIDKQEPGLTVELMDIAGELGLLGAAIPQEYGGMGIDLNTETLLTEILGASHSFGVSLAAHTGIGTLPLLYFGTEEQKMKYLPKLATGEIKAAYCLTEPGSGSDALAARTKATLKTDENGEEYYLLEGQKMWITNSGFAHLFTVFAKIDGQFFTAFLVDAQSENIRLGNEEDKMGIKGSSTRQVFFEGVKIPKENVLGKIGEGHKIAFNVLNIGRYKLGVMVCGGAKRAMELSVKYANERHQFGKSISGFGAIQHKIAEQAIRIFALESANFRVSDLLQQKIQSLVEQDVDEIQAKLIAAEEYAIECSILKVFGSEVLDYVVDEAVQIFGGNGYSEEYPIARSYRDSRINRIFEGTNEINRLLTVDMLLKKAMKGEIDLMSPSMAVQKELMSIPDFGGNEEQNLFDVEKKALLNAKKAILMIAGFAVQKFMKKLSDEQEIIMNITDMLIEVFACESAMLRTEKLAEQKGEAACETQIDIVKTLFSDGIERINLYGKHAITAFAEGDERQMLLMGLKRFTKYAPFNTIAARRRIASKLIATEKYGF